GGCGCGGCAGGCCGCTACACGTTCGGCGCGGCGACGCTCGGTCTGGTGTTCACCCGCACCATGCTCAACGATCCGCACCAGATCACCCAGGGCGGCGCGTATTCGACGCTCAACGGCAACCTGCTGACCTTCAACAACTACGAGCTGAACGCCCGCTATGCGATCACCCCGGCGATCTCGCTGGGCGGTTCGTACACGTTCACGGATGGCCACTTCAGCACCGGCGGACAGAGCTACGCGCCGAAGTGGAATCAGTTCATGCTGCAGGCGGACTACGCGCTGTCGCGCCGCACCGATCTCTATCTGGAAGGCACGTACCAGCACGTGAGCGGCGCGAACGGCGTCGCGGTGCTCGGCAATGCGTCTATCTACTCGCTGGCGGCTTCGTCGAGCGACCGGCAGGCGGTCGTGGCGGTGGGCGTGCGTCACAAGTTCTGATCGAGGAGACGGGCGCGGCATCGAGCGCGCCCGAAACGGAAAAAGCGTCGCGGGTTCGAAAGAACCGGCGACGCTTTTTTTCTTGCACCCACAACGAGCCACAACGATCGATGTGCGAACGCGTACTTTAAGGAGCCGCTAATCCAGCCAGGCCATCAACCCGCGGAGGGGTGAGCGACCGAAGCGCCGGAAGCATTCGAAGCACTGGACGCGGCCGTGGCGGCGTCCGTCGACCAGCCGCCCCCCAATGCCTGGATCAACCCCACCGAGGCCAGCAACCGCCGCGTATTGAGGTTCAACGCATCGATCTGCGTGGTCAGCTCGGTGGTCTGCGAGGTCACCACGTCCAGATAGCTGACCACGCCGTCGCGATAACGCGACATCGACAGCGTCAGCGTGCGCTGCGCGGCAACCAGCGCGGCATTCTGCTGCGTGGCTTCGTCGCCGAGATGGTGCAGTTGCGCGAGATTGTCCTCGACCTGCTGGAACGCGAGCAGCACCGTCGCCTTGTACTTCGCGCCGTTCTCGGCGAGCTTGGCGCGCGCCTGCTGGGTCATCGCCTCGCGGCGTCCGCCGTCGAACAGCGTGAACACGAGGCTCGGGCCGACCGACCAGATTTCGTTCGGCGCCATCAGCCACGGCGACAACGTATCGCTTTGATAGCCGCCGTCGAGGCCCAGCGAGATATCCGGGAAGAACGCCGCCTTCGCGACGCCGATCTGCGCGTTCGCCTGCGCGACGCGCCGCTCGGCGGCGGCGATGTCGGGCCGCCGTTGCAGCAGCGCGGCCGGCACGCCGGCCGGAATGGACGGCAGATACGCCGCCGTGGTATCGGATGCGAGCGCGAAGTTCGACGCGGGTTGACCGGTGAGGCTCGCGATCGCGTGCTCGTAGAGTGCGCGGCGCGCGGCGATGTCGTCGGCGGAGGCGCGTGCGGTGTCGAGCTGCGTTTGCGCGCGCGACACGTCGAGTTCCGACGCGATGCCGCCCGCGTGACGGCTCAGCGTCAGCGTGAGCGCACGCTGATAGGTGGCGATGGTGTCGGCGAGCAACTGCTGCTGCGCATCGAGGCCGCGCAGATTGAAATACGCGCTGGCGAGGTTCGCCTGCAAGCTCAGCCGCACCGATTCGAGATCCGCCTCGCTGGCCTGCGCGGCCGCGCTGCCGGCCGCCACCTCGTTGCGGACCTTGCCCCACAGATCGAGGTCGTAACTGATGCCGACATCGACGTTATTGGTGCCGTACACCGAAGGCTGACCCGCGCCGCGCAGCGGCCGGTTGTCCGACTGCCGCTGACGTTCGACCGAAGCCTCGGCGCCGATGGTCGGGAACAGACCCGAGCGGGCCTGCGCGACATACGCGGTGGCTTCGTCGTGACGCGCGACGGCCGCGGCGACGTTCGGATTGGCCGCCGCGACCTGCTGTTCGAGCCGGTCGAGCACGGGGTCGCGATACACCTGCCACCACGCGTCGCGCGGCGCGCGATCGGCGGGGCGCGCGAGTTGCCATGCGCCGCCTTCCTTGAAGGTGGTCGGAATCGCGGTGGGCGGCGCGTGATAGACCGGCGCGAACGAGCAGCCGCTCATCAGCAGCGCGGCGGCCACCGCCACGCAGAGTCGGCGTTTATCCATGGGCGCTCTCCGCCGCGCGGTGTTCGGCCAGCGCGGTGCCGGGCGTGCCTTGCAGGCGCACTTCGTCGCCCGAGGACAGCGAGTCCGGCGGATTGTCGATCACGCGGTCGTCCGGGTTCAGACCGGAGGCGATCTCGACGTGCGTGCCGAGATCGGTCGCGATCGACACGGGCTTCAGCACCGCGCGGTTGTCCTTGCCGACCACGGCGACCTGCAAGCCGCTTTGCCGGAAGATCAGCGAACTCGCCGGAATCGACAACGCGTGCGCGTTGGTCGGCAAATCGAAGTGCACCTCGGTGTACTCGCCGGGGATCAGCAGGCCGTCCTTGTTGTCGACCGCGAGCTGCACGAGCAGCGTGCCGGACGACGGCGTGATCGCATCGTCGGTATCGACCAGCTTCGCGCTGAACTTCATGCCGGGACGCTCCGGCACGGTCAGCGTCGCATTCATGCCGGGCTGGATCGCCGCCGCTTCATCCTGCGGCACGCTGACGTAGACACGCAACTGCCGCGCGTCCGAGACCGAGAACAGTTCCGGTCCGTTGCCGCCGCCGGCGTTGATCAGCGCGCCGATGTCCGTGGTGCGCGCGGTGACCACGCCGTCGAACGGCGCGGTGATGCGCTTGAACGATTCGAGCGCTTCGAGTCGGCCGACATTCGCCTGCGCGGCCGCGACGGTCGCCTGCTTGGCGACGAGGTCGCTGGTCTTCTCGTCGGCATCCTGCTGCGAGACGGAGTCCTGCTTCAGCATCGCCGTCCAGCGATGCGCGGTGGACGCCGCGAGTTTTTCGTTGGCGACCGCATTCTGCAGATCCGCGCGCGCCTGCTGCAACTGCTGATCGAGATCGGGCGTATCGATCACGCCGAGCAGCTGGCCGGCCTTCACGTGCGTGCCGATATCGGCGTACC
The sequence above is a segment of the Paraburkholderia sp. D15 genome. Coding sequences within it:
- a CDS encoding efflux transporter outer membrane subunit, with the translated sequence MDKRRLCVAVAAALLMSGCSFAPVYHAPPTAIPTTFKEGGAWQLARPADRAPRDAWWQVYRDPVLDRLEQQVAAANPNVAAAVARHDEATAYVAQARSGLFPTIGAEASVERQRQSDNRPLRGAGQPSVYGTNNVDVGISYDLDLWGKVRNEVAAGSAAAQASEADLESVRLSLQANLASAYFNLRGLDAQQQLLADTIATYQRALTLTLSRHAGGIASELDVSRAQTQLDTARASADDIAARRALYEHAIASLTGQPASNFALASDTTAAYLPSIPAGVPAALLQRRPDIAAAERRVAQANAQIGVAKAAFFPDISLGLDGGYQSDTLSPWLMAPNEIWSVGPSLVFTLFDGGRREAMTQQARAKLAENGAKYKATVLLAFQQVEDNLAQLHHLGDEATQQNAALVAAQRTLTLSMSRYRDGVVSYLDVVTSQTTELTTQIDALNLNTRRLLASVGLIQALGGGWSTDAATAASSASNASGASVAHPSAG
- a CDS encoding efflux RND transporter periplasmic adaptor subunit, whose product is MSTEIEINSPKRLRHLKLAGIVALLVAAGIVASGIASRVHARQELTTWSAQQAVPTVVAYTPKHDLDAQKLVLPGHLSAFVNAPIYARVSGYLHAWYADIGTHVKAGQLLGVIDTPDLDQQLQQARADLQNAVANEKLAASTAHRWTAMLKQDSVSQQDADEKTSDLVAKQATVAAAQANVGRLEALESFKRITAPFDGVVTARTTDIGALINAGGGNGPELFSVSDARQLRVYVSVPQDEAAAIQPGMNATLTVPERPGMKFSAKLVDTDDAITPSSGTLLVQLAVDNKDGLLIPGEYTEVHFDLPTNAHALSIPASSLIFRQSGLQVAVVGKDNRAVLKPVSIATDLGTHVEIASGLNPDDRVIDNPPDSLSSGDEVRLQGTPGTALAEHRAAESAHG